From the Bacteroidota bacterium genome, one window contains:
- a CDS encoding arginine decarboxylase, producing MKNKYIDLIEQTFDFPQDDFKVIEEELYWNNICLKDIIKQYGTPLKINYLPKISSQIQKAKRLFNVAFAKTDYQGEYYYSYCTKSSHFSFVLEEALKNDIHLETSSEFDIHIIKNLYETKQIDKEIFIVCNGYKREKYVQNICDLVNNGFVNTIPVLDNKEELKQYEKKLKRKCKLGIRISAEEEPLFDFYTSRLGIRYNDIIDFYKTQIRNNPKFELKMLHFFINTGIKDSAYYWNELSKCVTVYCELKKLCKELDSLNIGGGFPVKNSLGFDYDYEYMTEEIVYQIKNICEQHKTPEPNIFTEFGSYTVGESAAVLFRILGQKQQNDRELWNMIDSSFMTTLPDTWAINQRFVLLAINKWDHEYQRVNLGGLTCDSHDYYNAEAHANAVFLPKSEDSDEEPLYIGLFHTGAYQESLGGFGGIQHCLTPAPKHVLIDHDEDGEITTKLFAKEQSYKSMMKILGYL from the coding sequence ATGAAGAACAAGTATATTGACCTGATAGAACAAACCTTTGACTTCCCTCAGGATGATTTCAAAGTGATTGAAGAAGAACTCTATTGGAACAACATCTGTCTGAAAGATATCATCAAGCAGTATGGTACACCACTGAAGATAAACTACCTTCCGAAGATATCAAGTCAGATACAGAAGGCGAAACGCCTGTTCAATGTTGCGTTTGCCAAGACCGATTACCAGGGCGAATATTATTATTCGTATTGTACAAAAAGTTCACATTTCTCTTTTGTGCTGGAAGAAGCGCTTAAAAACGACATCCATCTGGAGACTTCAAGTGAGTTCGATATCCATATTATTAAGAACCTTTACGAGACCAAACAGATTGATAAGGAAATCTTTATTGTATGTAATGGCTATAAGCGCGAAAAATATGTGCAGAATATCTGCGATCTGGTGAACAATGGCTTCGTAAACACCATCCCCGTACTCGATAATAAGGAAGAACTGAAGCAGTATGAGAAGAAACTGAAGCGCAAATGCAAACTCGGAATCCGCATTTCGGCCGAGGAAGAACCGCTATTCGACTTCTATACTTCACGTCTGGGCATCCGTTACAATGATATTATCGACTTTTATAAAACACAGATACGCAACAATCCGAAGTTCGAACTGAAGATGCTGCATTTCTTTATCAACACCGGCATTAAGGATTCTGCTTATTATTGGAATGAACTTTCCAAGTGTGTTACCGTGTATTGCGAACTGAAGAAACTCTGCAAAGAACTTGATTCGCTGAACATCGGTGGTGGCTTCCCCGTTAAGAATTCATTAGGCTTCGATTATGACTATGAATACATGACCGAAGAGATTGTTTACCAGATTAAAAACATCTGCGAACAGCATAAAACACCCGAACCGAACATCTTTACCGAGTTTGGTTCCTATACCGTGGGCGAAAGCGCCGCAGTTCTTTTCAGGATTCTCGGACAGAAACAGCAGAACGACCGTGAGCTGTGGAATATGATTGACAGCTCATTCATGACAACACTGCCCGACACATGGGCCATCAACCAGCGATTTGTATTGCTTGCCATCAATAAATGGGATCATGAGTACCAGCGCGTGAATCTGGGCGGCCTGACCTGCGACAGCCACGATTACTATAATGCAGAAGCTCATGCCAACGCCGTGTTCCTCCCTAAAAGTGAAGACAGCGACGAAGAACCCTTATACATAGGGCTGTTCCACACCGGAGCGTATCAGGAATCGCTGGGTGGTTTTGGCGGCATACAGCACTGCCTCACCCCTGCTCCCAAGCACGTTCTTATTGACCACGACGAAGACGGTGAAATCACAACAAAACTCTTTGCCAAAGAGCAAAGCTATAAATCGATGATGAAAATTCTGGGATACCTTTAA